The following are from one region of the Quercus robur chromosome 1, dhQueRobu3.1, whole genome shotgun sequence genome:
- the LOC126727905 gene encoding uncharacterized protein LOC126727905 isoform X2 has protein sequence MEKAREFLELSSEETESVSRLIIHPHRVDHEPSFYDDFALRGIRVDRVEPGLVSCTFKVPRRLTDRTGKLASGAIANLVDEVGAAVVHVEGLPMNVSVDMSISFLSTAKLDDELELTSRVLGQKGGYSGTVVLIRNKATGELIAEGRHSLFGKHASKL, from the exons ATGGAGAAGGCTAGAGAGTTTCTGGAACTGAGTTCGGAAGAAACGGAGAGCGTGTCGCGACTCATAATCCACCCTCACCGAGTCGACCACGAACCGAGTTTCTACGACGACTTTGCCCTCCGAGGAATCCGAGTCGACCGGGTCGAACCCGGCTTAGTGTCCTGTACTTTCAAAGTCCCTCGTCGCCTCACC GATAGGACTGGAAAGTTGGCTTCAGGTGCAATTGCAAACCTTGTTGATGAAGTTGGTGCTGCTGTTGTCCATGTCGAGGGTCTCCCTATGAATGTTTCAGTGGACATGTCAATCTCGTTTCTTTCAACCGCGAAGCTTGAT GATGAGTTAGAGCTTACCTCAAGGGTTTTAGGACAAAAAGGTGGTTACTCTGGAACAGTCGTGCTTATAAGGAACAAAGCAACAGGGGAGCTTATTGCTGAAGGCCGGCATTCATTGTTTGGTAAACATGCCAGCAAACTCTAA